The DNA segment GCCGCGCATCACCTGATTGTCGCTGGGCTGACAGCGCTGGACCCGAGCATTCCGGTGTTGTCGGAAGAAGATGCCAATATCCCGCAAAGCGTGCGCGCCGGCTGGCAGCGCTGGTGGTTGGTAGATCCGCTGGACGGCACCAAGGAATTCATCAGTGGCAGCGAAGAGTTCACCGTCAACATCGCCCTGATCGAAAACGGTCGGGTGGTTTTTGGCGTGGTGTCGATGCCGACCAATGGTCGCTACTACCTCGGCGGCGCCGGGCTGGGGGCGTGGCGGTGCGACAAGCACGGTACGCCGGTGGCGATCCAGGTGCGTGAAACGCTGCAACCGGGCGACGCTTTTACCGTGGTTGCCAGCCGTCGACATTCGAGCCCTGAGCAAGAGCGTCTGCTGGCTGGGTTGAGTGCCAGTCTGGGCGAACTGCAGTTGGCCAATATTGGCAGCTCGCTGAAGTTCTGTTTGTTGGCGGAAGGCGCAGCAGATTGTTATCCGCGGCTGGCACCGACTTCGCAGTGGGACACGGCGGCAGCGCAGGGCGTGCTGGAAGGCGCGGGGGGCGAAGTGCTGGA comes from the Pseudomonas granadensis genome and includes:
- the cysQ gene encoding 3'(2'),5'-bisphosphate nucleotidase CysQ produces the protein MNFPHPLMAPVVALALQAGEAILPFWRAGVEVTAKPDDSPVTAADLAAHHLIVAGLTALDPSIPVLSEEDANIPQSVRAGWQRWWLVDPLDGTKEFISGSEEFTVNIALIENGRVVFGVVSMPTNGRYYLGGAGLGAWRCDKHGTPVAIQVRETLQPGDAFTVVASRRHSSPEQERLLAGLSASLGELQLANIGSSLKFCLLAEGAADCYPRLAPTSQWDTAAAQGVLEGAGGEVLDLRGEAFCYPARESLLNEFFLALPAKALWRERLLELARG